A region of the bacterium genome:
ATCTTCCCGGCGGTCAAGCTCGACAAGACCTACTACGCCGACGGCAGCCTCCGGCTTTTCACTCCGATGTCGCCGGCGATCCAACTCGGCGCCGATTCGCTGATCGTGATCGGCCTGCGCTATCGCTCGGCGACCCTGGAGAAGCTCCACTTCAAGAAGGACATGCCCGAGCCGACCATCGCCCTCCAGCTCGGCCGCCTGCTCAACGGCGTCTTCCTCGACCGGATCGAGTACGACATGGAGCAGCTGACCCGGATCAATTCCATCGTCGAGACCAGCGAGAAGGTCTACGGGCCCGACTATCTCGAGAAGCTCAACAAGAAGATGTCTCGGGACGGGCTCAAGGTCGACATCGCCAGCCGGGGCCTGCGCAAGATCCAGGCCCTCGAGATCAAGCCATCGCAGTCGATCAGCGGCCTCTTCCTGCGCTGGGTCTCCAGGGCCAAGAAAGGCGATTTCCAATTCGCGGCCTTCGAGAAAATGCTGATCCGCCTCCTCGACATCGAGCCCAGCACCGGCAGCGATCTTTTGAGCTATCTCACCTTCGCCCCCGAATACCTCCGCACCCTCTTCGACCTCGGCTTCGAGGACGCCAAGAAGAATCGCCAGCGCCTCATCGAAATCATGGACGGGGAGTAGGTCATCCTGAGCGGAGCGAAGGATCTGCGACCTGCCAAGGTCTTTTGAAAGGCCCATTCTCTTCGTGTCATCTTAAGGGAATTCCGGGGAGACGAAGGAACCTGGCGCCTCATAGTTTATTGGTCAGTCACAGATCCTTCGCTCCGCTCAGGATGACCCATACAAAAAATCACCGCCGGGCCAGGGAGGTCCAGCCCGACGGTGCAGGGTTATAGGGCAGGTAGGAAATCGATTTCCTTCGGCTTAACGCCGCTTCCGCGATGCAAACAACGCCGCGGCTGCCCCGACCCAAGTCAAGAGCTCGAGTCCCGCCGCCGGCGTCGCCGCGCCCAGACTGCATCCGCCCGAAGCCGCGTTGCCCGGCAGGGGGCCGACGACTCCGTCGCCGCCTTCACCGCCGGTGCTGCCGCCGACGCCGCTGTCGTCGGGCGTCTGGCCCTCGGGCGGAGTTCCGACGTTGCCTTGACCGCCGCCGATCGTTCCGGCGCTGTCGAGACCCACGATCTCCAAGACTTCTTCCACCAGATTGATGAGATCGATGTTCCCCTCTTCATCGATCAATATTGAAGTCAGGTCGCCGAAACCTCCGGGCAGAGTCACGGTATCCAAAATCTCCAAGCCGAGCAGTCCGGGAACCGCGATCTTGAGGACATCGCCCACCTCGAGCTCGGTGCAGTCGTCATTGTCGAGGTGGACGTCGGCGGTCAGGCCGGTGAGAGTCTCGAAGGCCGGCGAAGCCACCAGCACTTCGCGGACCTGGGTCAAGTCGAGGCTCAACAGGCGCTGGACGAGGCCGCTCAAATTGACCAGCAAGCTGTCGTTCAGCTGCAATTGGTCCAAGGACAAGATGTCGAGGAGGCCGCTGCCGTCGGCGTCCAAGGTGATGGCACAGGTCGAGTCATCGATCTTGGTCACGGAGGTGATCCGTGAGCCGCTCAGCAAGGCTTGGGCCTGAGTCGAAAGTCCCAGGAAAAGAATCGTCGAAAGGACAAATAAGGCGCGTTTCATAAACCCCTCCCCCCTTCTGCAAGTCGTCCACGGAAGACCGGCAGACTGGGTACTACTTTGTCATTTTGTTACGAATCCTTACCCTGCCCCCCAAGAGAGCAAGAGGCGTGCCGAGATGGGAGGGATGAATTTAAGTGGCTGAAAAACAAAGATATCCGGATTCGGCAGTCTGAGCCGATTCGGAGGGTGGTCATCATATGTTACCGAATTTTAGTGACCGTGGCCGTGCTGGCCATGAGCATGGCCATGCTGGATTTCCTCGGCGGTGGCCGGACGAACCGCTAAAACTTCAATTTCGAAGCGCAGGTCCATGCCGGCAAAAGGGTGGTTGGCATCGACGATATAATAAGCGCCGGTCACGTCGATCACGGTGGCGGGGGCCTGCTCCTTGCCTAGAGCGACCGTTTGACCGATCTGCAGTTCGGTCTTCTCGCCGGGCCGACGCTCAACTTTGACCACTCGACCTTCTTCGCGCGGACCAAAGGCATGGTCCGAAGCCACGTCGAGCGAGGCCTTCTGGCCGGCCTTGAGGCCTAAAACCCCGGTTTCGAGGTCGGGCAGGATCTGGCCGGCGCCCTCCATGAAGGTGAGGGGCTCGCCGGGACGGGAATCTTCCATGACCGCGCCGCTGGGGTCGATGATTTGGTAGTGAATGGTGAAAACACGCGGGGCCATGGAACCTCCTGTCAAGGAATCACCGCCAGCTTGAGCGGGTTGGAGCTCGCGCCGGGGCGAAAAACGTCGTGGATCTGGTCCAGCCGGTATTCTCCGACGACCAGGCCTTCGGGTCGAACCTTTTCTTCGCTGAGATACCGGACCGCCCGGGCGAAGTAGTCCGGGGTGTGGTGGAAGACGCCGAAGAGCCGCAGCTCCTCATAGTGGATCCGGTAAGTGTCGAGCTTGACCTCGCTACCCTTGGCGCAGCCGCCGTAAAAGCAGACCCGGCCGCCGGGCCTGGCCAGCTTGGCGGCCAACTCCCACATTTCGGGCAGGCCGACCGCCTCGATGACCCCGTCGGCCCCCCGGCCCTCGTTGAGCAGGGCCTGGGCCCGGGCCAAGGGCTCGGGATCCTCGGTCAGGCTGATGGTTTCACTGGCTCCCAGCTTTTTAAGATTTTCGAGCTTGGCCTTGTCACGGGCGATCGCCACCAAACGCACCCCGGCCAGCTTGGCCAACTGGGCGAAGAGCACGCCCATCGGCCCGGCGCCGAGCAGGGCCAAGGTTTCGCCGGGCTGCGGCGCCACTTTGTCGAAGGCGTGAAGCACGCAGGCCAAGGGCTCGGCCAAGGCAGCGGAGGCGAAAGGTAAGCTGGCCGGAATCTTGTGGAGGTTGACCTCGACGATCCGGCGCGGGACCAAGAGGAAATCGGCATAGGCCCCATTGAGAAATTGCAAATCCTCACAGAGCGAGAAGGAGCCGCGCTGGCAATAAAAGCAGGTCCCGCAAGGCGCCGAATTCCCCACCGCCACCCGGTCGCCAAGCTGGTAGGCGGCGACGCCGGGACCAAGCGCTGCCACGGTCCCGGCCATCTCATGGCCGAAAGGGCCGGGAATTTCCTTGATGAGCCGAGGGTGGCCCCGCTTGAAGGTCTTGAAGTCGGTGCCGCAAGTCAGGGCGGCTCCGATCTTGACCAAGACTTCGCCGGGGCCGGGCCGGGGCACGGCCACCTCGTCGAGCTGGATCCGCTCCGGTGCGTACCACCGTGCCACCCTCATCTTGGCAGGGATTTCCATAGGATAGGGCTAGTAAGCCGCCATCGGCCTGTCAAGGTAAGGCTGGGCTTGTCGAGAGGCCCCATCGTGCATATAGATAAGGAAAGGAGTCGGCCGGATGGCATGGGAAGACGACGAGCATCATCGCGAGGGCAAAACCGCCACCAAAACTCGAACCAAGGTCCAAAGGCCGGCCATGTTCCAAGTCGTCCTGCTCAATGACGACTACACCACGATGGAGTTCGTGATCGAGGTCCTGGAAAAGTTTTTCCAAAAGCCCTTCGAGGAGGCCCGGCGGATCATGCTCCACGTTCACATGAAGGGAAGAGGCGTTTGCGGGATCTATCCCAAGGAAATCGCCGAGACCAAGGTCTCCCAAGTAGTCGACTATTCCCGCGCTCACGAGTTTCCCTTACAATGCATCATGGAAGAGGCATAAGGTTTGAAGGAAAGGTTGTCTTAACCGAATGATCAGCAAGGAACTGCAAAACACCCTCAACTTGGCCTATACCGAGGCCAAGAAGCGGAAACACGACTACCTGACGCTGGAGCACCTGCTCTACGCCCTGCTGCAGGACGGCGCGATCATCAAGATCGTCCACGCCTGCGGCGGCAGCGTCCAAAAGCTGGTCAAGGAGCTGGAGCGCTTCTTCGAGGACCAGCTGATCAGCGACGAGAGCGAGCGCGGGACCGAGATCCACACTTCGCTGGCGGTCCAGCGGGTCTTGCAGCGGGCCTTCTTCCACGTCCAGGCCGCGGGCAAGAGCGAGGTCACGGCTTCCAATGTCCTGGTGGCGCTGTTCAGCGAGAAGGACAGCCACGCGGTTTATTTTTTGGGCAAGCAGGGCATCCACCGCCTTGACGTGGTGAGCTATATTTCCCATGGCATCAGCAAGCTGCCGGCCGAGACCAGCGAAGCCGAGTTCACGACCAACGAGGAGCTCGAGGAAGAGGGCGGCGGCGCCGGCACCGACGTGCTGGAGCGCTATGCCGTCAACCTCAACCAGAAGGCCAAGGAAGGCAAGATCGACCCCCTGATCGGCCGGGAGAACGAGCTGGAGCGGACGGTCCACGTCCTCTGCCGCCGCCGCAAGAACAACCCGCTCTACGTCGGCGAGGCCGGCGTCGGCAAAACCGCCATCGCCGAGGGCTTGGCCCTCAAGATCCATCAAAAGGACGTGCCCGACATCCTGCTCGACTCGACGATCTACGCCCTCGACCTGGGCGCTTTGCTCGCCGGCACCAAGTTCCGCGGCGATTTCGAGCAGCGCCT
Encoded here:
- a CDS encoding zinc-binding dehydrogenase; the protein is MRVARWYAPERIQLDEVAVPRPGPGEVLVKIGAALTCGTDFKTFKRGHPRLIKEIPGPFGHEMAGTVAALGPGVAAYQLGDRVAVGNSAPCGTCFYCQRGSFSLCEDLQFLNGAYADFLLVPRRIVEVNLHKIPASLPFASAALAEPLACVLHAFDKVAPQPGETLALLGAGPMGVLFAQLAKLAGVRLVAIARDKAKLENLKKLGASETISLTEDPEPLARAQALLNEGRGADGVIEAVGLPEMWELAAKLARPGGRVCFYGGCAKGSEVKLDTYRIHYEELRLFGVFHHTPDYFARAVRYLSEEKVRPEGLVVGEYRLDQIHDVFRPGASSNPLKLAVIP
- the clpS gene encoding ATP-dependent Clp protease adapter ClpS yields the protein MAWEDDEHHREGKTATKTRTKVQRPAMFQVVLLNDDYTTMEFVIEVLEKFFQKPFEEARRIMLHVHMKGRGVCGIYPKEIAETKVSQVVDYSRAHEFPLQCIMEEA
- a CDS encoding patatin-like phospholipase family protein, translated to MGRLALVLAAGGARGAYEAGVLYYLRTGLPAKVAQKAFQIHTGTSVGALNTAAMAAMAEDPKAQAEKIKEVWFSIRQENVYQRDFGATTHFLGSTVGGVMRNLFTFNPFQIGRRKGPHFNSFLDTSPLREFLKKVVPWKAIRKNVLEGPIDAVALNATNLRNGRQELFLQRKPDHEYQGHYGHFDVELNVDHAMASAAIPIIFPAVKLDKTYYADGSLRLFTPMSPAIQLGADSLIVIGLRYRSATLEKLHFKKDMPEPTIALQLGRLLNGVFLDRIEYDMEQLTRINSIVETSEKVYGPDYLEKLNKKMSRDGLKVDIASRGLRKIQALEIKPSQSISGLFLRWVSRAKKGDFQFAAFEKMLIRLLDIEPSTGSDLLSYLTFAPEYLRTLFDLGFEDAKKNRQRLIEIMDGE
- a CDS encoding FKBP-type peptidyl-prolyl cis-trans isomerase translates to MAPRVFTIHYQIIDPSGAVMEDSRPGEPLTFMEGAGQILPDLETGVLGLKAGQKASLDVASDHAFGPREEGRVVKVERRPGEKTELQIGQTVALGKEQAPATVIDVTGAYYIVDANHPFAGMDLRFEIEVLAVRPATAEEIQHGHAHGQHGHGH